From Endozoicomonas sp. 8E, the proteins below share one genomic window:
- a CDS encoding WD40 repeat domain-containing protein: MKVTEDVLAKEWYRRFSPAQQSLMNTVINARSDEQLRGWVGQFTNNQALIESLVGRRKEECFPALFFFNNTDLMSRCRTFNVDKKVTISHNAFINSATFSKDGLHVVTASDDGTASIYDKEADGSWKEKACISHDKSVISATFSVDGLHVVTIGEDDKVKIYGRNDDGSWEAKATICHDAYVKSATFSADGRYLLTASDDGTAKIYGYENDGSWKAKAIIPHNEFVSSATFSNDGRHMVTASGDHTVKIHSREDDGSWLETGIIYHNDLISSVKINADATRVMTASYDGTAKIYGLEEGGIWEEKAGLHYFGDIDSVAFNADGSYLVTVSDNYTVRIYGLEDDGSLEFKTGIRHKNKVKSAAFSGDGSHVVTASYDGTAKIYGKKADGSWEKKATIYHGGDVNSAIFSPDGRYVVTASDDGKVKIYGREDDGSWKEKTTICHNSRVYSATFSFDGYHIVTASKDKTAKIIGLGADGSWVEKASISHGGLVSSAAFSDDFSHVLTTAADGGYHKAKITELRINE; the protein is encoded by the coding sequence TTGAAAGTTACCGAAGATGTCCTGGCAAAGGAATGGTATCGACGTTTTTCTCCAGCTCAACAGTCTCTGATGAACACAGTTATCAACGCAAGAAGTGATGAGCAACTCAGAGGTTGGGTGGGGCAATTTACGAATAATCAGGCGTTAATCGAGTCACTTGTTGGGCGTCGAAAAGAGGAATGTTTTCCTGCTCTGTTCTTTTTCAACAACACTGATCTGATGTCGAGGTGCAGAACATTCAATGTCGATAAAAAAGTCACTATTTCCCATAACGCCTTTATCAATTCAGCGACTTTCAGTAAAGACGGTCTCCACGTGGTGACTGCCAGTGATGATGGCACAGCGAGCATCTATGACAAGGAGGCCGACGGGTCATGGAAAGAAAAAGCCTGCATTTCCCATGATAAATCGGTCATATCAGCCACCTTCAGCGTCGATGGCCTGCACGTGGTGACCATCGGTGAAGATGACAAGGTGAAAATCTATGGCCGTAATGATGATGGATCATGGGAAGCAAAGGCCACTATTTGCCATGATGCCTATGTCAAATCAGCCACCTTCAGCGCCGATGGCCGCTATTTGTTAACTGCCAGTGACGATGGCACGGCGAAAATCTATGGTTATGAGAACGATGGATCATGGAAAGCAAAAGCTATCATTCCCCATAATGAATTTGTCAGCTCAGCCACCTTCAGTAACGATGGCCGCCATATGGTGACTGCCAGCGGCGACCACACAGTCAAGATCCATAGTAGGGAGGACGATGGATCATGGCTGGAAACCGGCATAATTTATCATAATGACTTGATTAGCTCAGTTAAGATCAACGCCGATGCTACCCGTGTGATGACCGCCAGTTATGATGGCACGGCAAAAATCTACGGTCTGGAGGAAGGTGGAATATGGGAAGAAAAAGCCGGCTTGCACTATTTTGGCGATATTGATTCAGTTGCCTTCAACGCTGATGGCAGCTATCTGGTGACCGTCAGCGACAATTACACGGTGAGAATCTATGGCCTTGAAGACGATGGATCATTGGAATTTAAAACCGGTATTCGTCATAAAAATAAGGTCAAATCAGCCGCCTTCAGCGGCGATGGCAGCCATGTGGTGACCGCCAGTTATGATGGCACGGCGAAAATCTATGGCAAGAAGGCAGATGGATCATGGGAAAAGAAAGCCACCATTTACCATGGAGGCGATGTCAATTCAGCCATATTCAGTCCCGATGGCCGCTATGTGGTGACCGCCAGTGACGATGGTAAGGTGAAAATTTATGGCCGTGAGGACGATGGATCATGGAAAGAAAAAACCACCATTTGCCATAATAGTCGAGTCTATTCAGCCACATTCAGTTTTGATGGTTACCATATCGTGACCGCCAGTAAAGATAAAACAGCGAAAATTATTGGCCTGGGGGCTGATGGATCCTGGGTAGAAAAAGCCTCAATTTCCCATGGGGGACTGGTCTCATCAGCCGCCTTCAGTGACGACTTTAGCCATGTGCTTACCACCGCCGCCGATGGTGGTTATCACAAGGCGAAAATTACTGAGCTGCGGATAAATGAATAA
- a CDS encoding IS3 family transposase (programmed frameshift): MTRYSKEMKESIIQKMMPPNNVSVAQLKRETGITDATLYTWRKQAKAQGVAVPGDGKNPQQWSAENKFAVLMETANMNTTELSEYCRKKGLYYEDLQQWKADFIAGSTKPAESRQVQAAARRDDKKRIQKLEKELKRKDKALAETAALLVLTKKGKRDLGGARGRLIPLPDRKEAVALIQEAVSQGARKVKACAALNLSIRTVQRWQKDVEQVREDQRQYADRTMPANQLTKSEQNEILKVCNSERFKSKSPCQIVPTLADEGVYMASESSFYRVLKAHNQQHHRGRSQKPAKRKPTSHRATAPNQLWSWDITFLGSPIRGKYYYLYLVLDVYSRMIVTWEVHERESSDLAAQMIRKAFMQNKISLQEQPLVLHSDNGSPMKGATMLSTLQQLGVQTSFSRPRVSNDNSYSESGFRTMKYRPGYPNHFSSLESARKWVYGFVNWYNMEHKHSGIKFQTPYDRHTGKAQKRVLNRERVYRKAKEQHPERWGSRETRNWQLPVEVWLNPERSENQQHCDLAA, from the exons ATGACTCGCTACTCCAAAGAAATGAAAGAGTCCATTATCCAGAAGATGATGCCGCCAAATAATGTTTCCGTGGCTCAGCTTAAAAGAGAAACCGGCATTACTGATGCAACCCTGTATACTTGGCGCAAACAGGCAAAAGCGCAAGGTGTAGCCGTGCCCGGTGATGGTAAGAATCCTCAGCAGTGGAGTGCTGAAAACAAGTTCGCGGTTCTGATGGAAACCGCCAACATGAACACAACAGAGCTATCCGAATACTGTCGTAAGAAGGGTCTCTACTATGAAGACTTGCAGCAGTGGAAAGCTGATTTTATCGCAGGCAGCACAAAGCCTGCTGAATCCCGTCAGGTACAGGCCGCTGCCAGACGAGATGACAAGAAGCGCATCCAGAAACTGGAAAAAGAACTCAAACGCAAAGACAAGGCACTTGCTGAAACCGCAGCACTGTTGGTTCTAACAAAAAAGG GCAAACGCGATCTGGGGGGAGCGCGAGGACGATTGATTCCTCTCCCTGATCGCAAGGAAGCCGTTGCTTTAATCCAGGAAGCTGTTTCACAGGGTGCACGTAAAGTGAAAGCCTGTGCTGCGCTCAACCTGTCGATACGCACGGTTCAGCGCTGGCAAAAAGATGTAGAACAGGTGCGGGAAGATCAGCGTCAATACGCAGACCGGACAATGCCTGCCAACCAACTAACCAAGAGTGAGCAAAACGAGATTCTGAAAGTCTGTAACAGCGAGCGATTCAAAAGTAAGTCGCCATGCCAAATTGTACCGACACTGGCCGACGAAGGTGTTTATATGGCTTCTGAGTCAAGCTTTTATCGAGTGCTGAAGGCCCATAATCAACAGCATCATCGCGGTCGCAGTCAGAAGCCCGCAAAGCGGAAGCCGACATCGCATCGGGCTACGGCTCCGAATCAGCTCTGGTCGTGGGATATAACATTTTTGGGGTCGCCGATCAGGGGTAAATATTATTATCTCTATTTGGTTCTGGACGTCTATAGCCGCATGATTGTGACCTGGGAAGTCCATGAGAGGGAGTCCTCTGATCTGGCTGCTCAGATGATCCGCAAAGCTTTCATGCAGAATAAAATCAGCCTTCAGGAGCAACCACTGGTTCTGCACTCCGATAATGGCAGCCCAATGAAAGGGGCGACCATGCTGAGTACTCTTCAGCAGCTAGGAGTACAGACATCGTTCAGCAGGCCGCGCGTAAGTAACGATAACTCATACTCAGAGTCAGGCTTCAGAACCATGAAATATCGTCCCGGGTATCCGAATCACTTCTCCAGTCTGGAGTCAGCCAGAAAGTGGGTGTACGGGTTCGTAAACTGGTACAACATGGAGCATAAGCACAGTGGCATCAAGTTCCAGACCCCCTACGACAGACATACAGGGAAGGCTCAGAAAAGGGTTCTGAATCGTGAAAGAGTTTACCGTAAAGCAAAAGAGCAACACCCTGAGCGATGGGGAAGCCGTGAAACCAGAAACTGGCAATTACCGGTAGAGGTGTGGCTTAACCCTGAGCGATCAGAGAATCAGCAGCATTGTGATTTAGCTGCATAA
- a CDS encoding F-box protein, which produces MHAIYNSSNTGVSYLPDPDEPESKRAKTGVREAREITAFENGKPPLLNASRSTQLNIIGRLGLKDIARLKQSCTHFRELIKQEDPLCQDRCRLF; this is translated from the coding sequence ATGCACGCAATATATAACAGCTCAAACACCGGCGTTTCATATTTGCCAGATCCTGATGAACCTGAATCGAAGCGAGCAAAAACCGGTGTCCGTGAGGCTAGGGAAATCACTGCCTTTGAGAATGGTAAACCTCCTCTACTCAATGCCTCCCGCTCGACACAATTAAATATTATTGGCCGTCTGGGGCTTAAAGATATTGCCCGTTTGAAACAGTCATGTACCCACTTTCGAGAGCTTATTAAACAAGAAGACCCACTGTGTCAGGATAGATGTCGCCTCTTTTGA
- a CDS encoding F-box protein — MNGANNNSNIVDSLSPKPDQSTSMPAPTVVSTGRKITVCDKGELSLRNLPSLTQLKIIGCLRLKDIARLNQVCTYFREVIKDEDILAKAWYRCFSTSHQTLLKTVVTAKNDQQLSAWLGQFTNNQALIKSLIERRNHAYFPALLFFSNTDLMSQRKTFNLEAKVIISHGSYVNSATFSTDGRHLVTASYDGTARIYDQENNGSWKEKTIISHNDYSVRSASFSDDGRHVMTIGCDHKVKIYGRDDDGSWQAKAIISHDARVESATFSANGCYLVTASHDGTAKIYGHEDDGSWEEKAIICHGEYVNSATFSTDSYHVVTTGDDGTAKIYGHEDDGSWKEKAIISHLEEVHSASFSPDDQHIVTASNDYTLKILSKEDDGSWVEKATIYHDNWACSATFSADSNHLVTTSYDCTAKICSLKEDGTWEEKVTISHFESDVSATFSADGRYLVTATYDNTVTIFALGSDGVWREKVAIPHENDVRSAAFSADGRHLVTASEEGKVKIYGRKDDGSWKEKTTIFHAGDVNSATFSSDGRHLVTASKDNTAKIIGQGADGSWLEKAAISHKFWVMSATFSNDSGHVVTIGDDHKVKITQLLMHDSLLPKPAQSLSERVSTGISGGREETVFENSKPPLLNLSRSTHLNIIGRLGLKDIARLKQSCSHFRELIKEENILAKEWYRRFSPAHQSLMETVITARSDQQLRGWVGQFTNNQALVESLVKRRREDCFPALFFFNNIDLMSKCEKFNVDKKVTISHNAFINSATFSKDGFHLVTASDDGTANIYDKEADGSWKEKATVSHDKSVTSATFNADGCQVVTIGKDHKVKIYGRNDDGLWEAKAIISHDSSVESATFSVDGRYLITASNDGTAKIYGHEDDGRWKTKATIFHDKDVNSATFSADGHHAVTTSDDGTAKIHGREDDGSWAEKAIIYHDDWVNSANFSADDTRVMTASYDGTAKICGQEEGGIWREEATIYHLDDVESATSSTDGSHGMTVSDDYTVKIFGYEKHESWNIKAVIPHKGDVKSAIFSADGSHVVTASSDGTAKIYGQKVDGSWEGKAVISHDGHVNSATFSADGRHLVTASDDGQVKIYGHEDDGSWKQKAIISHNHNVFSATFSPDGRHVVTASKDKTAKIIGQRADGSWLEKATISHTGWVTSATFSNDGGHVVTVGSDRKVKITQLLMHDCLLSLLFTSPPHLHQRAYSLE; from the coding sequence ATGAATGGAGCCAATAACAACTCCAATATAGTCGATTCACTTTCACCAAAACCTGATCAATCTACATCGATGCCAGCACCAACGGTTGTCAGTACAGGCAGGAAAATTACTGTATGTGACAAGGGTGAACTTTCACTACGCAATTTGCCCAGCTTGACACAATTGAAAATTATTGGCTGTTTGAGACTTAAAGACATTGCCCGTTTAAATCAGGTGTGTACCTACTTTCGAGAGGTTATTAAAGATGAAGATATTCTGGCAAAGGCGTGGTATCGCTGCTTTTCTACCTCGCACCAGACTCTGCTAAAGACAGTTGTCACTGCAAAAAATGATCAGCAACTCAGTGCTTGGCTGGGACAGTTTACGAATAATCAGGCGTTAATCAAGTCACTTATAGAACGCCGAAACCATGCTTATTTTCCTGCTCTGCTCTTTTTCAGCAACACTGATTTAATGTCGCAACGCAAAACGTTTAATTTAGAGGCTAAAGTCATTATTTCCCATGGCAGCTATGTCAACTCGGCCACTTTTAGCACCGATGGCCGCCACCTGGTGACTGCCAGTTATGATGGCACGGCGAGAATCTATGATCAGGAGAACAATGGATCATGGAAAGAAAAAACCATCATTTCCCATAATGACTACTCGGTCAGATCAGCCAGCTTCAGCGACGATGGCCGCCACGTGATGACCATCGGTTGCGATCACAAGGTGAAAATCTATGGCCGCGATGACGATGGATCATGGCAAGCAAAAGCCATCATTTCCCATGATGCCCGTGTTGAATCAGCCACCTTCAGCGCCAATGGTTGCTATTTGGTGACTGCCAGCCACGATGGCACGGCGAAAATCTATGGTCATGAGGACGATGGATCATGGGAAGAAAAAGCGATCATTTGCCATGGTGAATATGTTAACTCGGCCACCTTCAGCACCGATAGCTACCATGTCGTGACCACCGGTGACGATGGCACGGCGAAAATCTATGGCCATGAGGACGATGGATCATGGAAAGAAAAAGCGATCATTTCCCATCTTGAAGAGGTCCATTCAGCCAGCTTCAGCCCAGATGACCAGCATATAGTGACTGCCAGCAACGACTACACACTGAAGATCCTTAGCAAGGAGGACGATGGGTCATGGGTAGAAAAAGCCACAATTTATCATGATAACTGGGCCTGCTCAGCTACCTTCAGCGCCGATAGTAACCACCTTGTGACCACCAGTTATGATTGCACGGCGAAAATCTGCAGCCTGAAGGAAGATGGAACATGGGAAGAAAAAGTAACCATTAGCCATTTTGAGTCTGATGTCTCAGCCACCTTCAGCGCCGATGGTCGCTATTTGGTCACCGCCACTTACGATAACACGGTGACAATCTTTGCTCTTGGGAGCGATGGAGTATGGAGAGAAAAAGTCGCTATTCCCCATGAAAATGACGTCAGATCAGCCGCCTTCAGCGCTGATGGCCGCCATCTGGTAACCGCCAGTGAAGAGGGCAAAGTGAAAATTTATGGCCGTAAGGACGATGGATCATGGAAAGAAAAAACCACTATTTTCCATGCTGGCGATGTCAATTCAGCCACCTTCAGTTCCGATGGCCGCCATTTGGTGACTGCCAGCAAAGATAACACAGCGAAAATTATTGGCCAGGGGGCTGATGGATCATGGCTGGAAAAAGCCGCTATTTCCCATAAGTTTTGGGTCATGTCAGCCACCTTCAGCAATGACAGCGGCCATGTGGTAACCATCGGTGACGACCACAAGGTGAAAATCACTCAACTACTGATGCATGATTCATTGTTACCAAAACCTGCTCAATCTTTATCGGAACGAGTATCAACGGGTATCAGTGGGGGTAGGGAAGAAACCGTATTTGAGAATAGTAAACCTCCTCTACTCAATTTGTCCCGCTCAACACACTTAAATATTATTGGCCGTCTGGGGCTTAAAGATATTGCCCGTTTGAAACAGTCTTGTAGCCACTTTCGAGAGCTTATTAAAGAAGAAAATATTCTGGCAAAGGAATGGTATCGCCGTTTTTCTCCAGCTCACCAGTCTCTGATGGAGACAGTTATCACCGCAAGAAGTGATCAGCAACTCCGAGGCTGGGTGGGGCAATTTACGAATAATCAGGCGTTAGTCGAGTCACTTGTTAAGCGTCGAAGAGAGGATTGTTTCCCTGCTCTGTTCTTTTTTAACAACATTGATCTGATGTCGAAGTGCGAAAAATTCAATGTCGATAAAAAAGTCACTATTTCCCATAACGCCTTTATTAATTCAGCGACTTTCAGCAAAGACGGTTTCCACCTGGTGACTGCCAGTGACGATGGCACAGCGAACATCTACGACAAGGAGGCTGACGGATCATGGAAAGAAAAAGCCACCGTTTCCCATGATAAATCGGTCACATCAGCCACCTTCAATGCCGATGGCTGCCAGGTGGTGACCATCGGTAAAGATCACAAGGTGAAAATCTACGGCCGGAATGACGATGGATTATGGGAAGCAAAAGCCATCATCTCCCATGATTCCTCTGTCGAATCCGCCACCTTCAGCGTCGATGGCCGCTATTTGATCACTGCCAGTAACGATGGCACGGCGAAAATTTATGGCCATGAGGACGATGGACGATGGAAGACAAAAGCGACCATTTTTCATGATAAAGATGTCAATTCAGCCACCTTCAGTGCCGATGGCCACCATGCAGTGACCACCAGTGACGATGGCACGGCGAAAATCCATGGCCGTGAAGACGATGGGTCATGGGCAGAAAAAGCCATCATTTATCATGATGACTGGGTCAACTCAGCTAACTTCAGTGCTGATGACACTCGTGTGATGACCGCCAGTTATGATGGCACGGCAAAAATCTGCGGCCAGGAAGAAGGTGGAATATGGAGAGAAGAGGCCACCATTTACCACCTTGACGATGTCGAATCAGCCACCTCCAGCACTGATGGCAGCCATGGGATGACCGTCAGTGACGATTACACGGTGAAAATCTTTGGTTATGAGAAGCATGAATCCTGGAACATAAAGGCCGTTATTCCCCATAAAGGTGATGTCAAATCAGCCATCTTCAGCGCCGATGGCAGCCATGTGGTGACCGCCAGTTCTGATGGCACGGCAAAAATCTATGGCCAGAAGGTGGATGGCTCATGGGAAGGGAAAGCTGTCATTTCCCACGATGGCCACGTCAATTCAGCCACCTTCAGCGCCGATGGCCGCCACCTGGTAACCGCCAGTGACGATGGCCAAGTGAAAATTTATGGCCATGAGGACGATGGATCATGGAAACAAAAAGCCATCATTTCCCATAATCATAATGTCTTCTCAGCCACCTTCAGTCCCGATGGCCGTCATGTGGTGACTGCCAGTAAAGATAAAACGGCGAAAATTATTGGCCAGCGGGCTGATGGATCATGGTTGGAAAAAGCCACTATTTCCCATACGGGTTGGGTCACATCAGCCACCTTCAGTAATGATGGCGGCCATGTAGTTACCGTTGGTAGCGATCGCAAGGTAAAAATTACACAACTACTGATGCATGATTGTTTGCTTTCACTTTTATTTACCAGTCCACCGCATCTTCATCAAAGAGCATACAGCCTCGAATAG
- a CDS encoding F-box/WD repeat-containing protein, with protein MNGVNNNSNIVGTLSPRPDQSTSMPAPMGLSTGRKITVCDKDELSLINLPSLVQLKIIGCLRLKDIARLKQVCTYFREVIKEEDLLAKAWYRRFSSAHQSLLKTVVSAKSDEQLSAWLGQFTNNQVLIQSLIKRRKNAYFPALVFFNNTDLMSQHKTFNLEAKDISHRMDVNSATFSTDGLHVVTASNDGKAKIYDQQDNGTWQEKAIISHYGAVRSATFSDDGRHVVTTSDGKTAKIFGWEANGRWEEKAIFRHNDCINSANFSPDGRHLMITSDDNIAKIYGHDEDGLWEEKVIISHDNKIVSAVFSSDGRLVVTASYDHSAKIFGYEDDGSWKEKARITHDDCVISANLSADGRHLLTASWDGTAKIYGQEAGGTWEEQAIIYHEDGVDLATISADGYHVVTVSGDKSVKIHGYEDDGTWKEKVTIFHSDFVETASFSPDGCHLVTTGDDGMAIICGQKAGAGGLWEKKATIDHGGYDHVNSATFSADSRHMVSASHDGRVIIYGRDDDGLWKRKAEIEHDGPVTSATFSADGRHLVTTSYDNMAKIIGQETDESWVEKATIYQWESEISATFSNDVSHLVTVSYHDRVQIIKLFID; from the coding sequence ATGAATGGAGTCAATAACAATTCCAACATTGTCGGTACACTTTCGCCAAGACCTGATCAATCTACATCGATGCCAGCACCAATGGGTCTCAGTACAGGCAGGAAAATTACTGTATGTGACAAGGATGAACTGTCACTGATCAATTTGCCCAGCTTGGTACAATTGAAAATTATTGGCTGTTTGAGACTTAAAGATATTGCCCGTTTAAAACAGGTGTGTACTTACTTTCGAGAGGTTATTAAAGAAGAAGACCTTCTGGCAAAGGCATGGTATCGCCGCTTTTCTTCAGCACACCAGTCTCTACTAAAGACAGTCGTCAGCGCAAAAAGCGATGAACAACTCAGCGCTTGGCTGGGGCAGTTTACGAATAATCAAGTGTTAATCCAGTCACTTATAAAACGGCGAAAGAATGCTTATTTTCCTGCTCTGGTCTTTTTCAACAACACTGATTTAATGTCGCAACACAAAACATTTAATTTAGAGGCTAAAGACATTTCCCATAGAATGGATGTCAACTCGGCCACTTTCAGCACCGATGGCCTCCATGTGGTGACTGCCAGTAATGATGGCAAGGCGAAAATCTATGACCAGCAGGACAATGGAACATGGCAAGAAAAAGCCATCATTTCCCATTATGGCGCGGTCAGATCAGCCACCTTCAGTGACGATGGCCGTCACGTAGTGACCACCAGTGACGGTAAAACCGCAAAAATCTTCGGTTGGGAGGCTAATGGAAGATGGGAAGAAAAAGCGATCTTTCGTCATAATGACTGCATCAACTCGGCTAACTTCAGCCCTGATGGCCGCCATCTGATGATCACCAGTGACGACAACATTGCAAAAATCTATGGTCATGATGAGGATGGATTATGGGAAGAAAAAGTCATCATTTCCCATGATAACAAGATCGTTTCAGCCGTCTTTAGCTCCGACGGCCGTCTCGTGGTGACCGCCAGTTACGACCACAGCGCGAAAATCTTCGGCTATGAGGATGATGGTTCATGGAAAGAAAAAGCCAGAATTACTCATGATGACTGTGTCATCTCAGCTAATTTAAGCGCCGATGGTCGTCATTTGTTGACCGCCAGTTGGGATGGCACTGCGAAAATCTACGGCCAGGAGGCGGGCGGAACATGGGAAGAACAGGCCATCATTTACCATGAAGACGGTGTCGATTTAGCCACTATTAGCGCCGATGGATACCATGTGGTTACCGTCAGTGGCGATAAAAGTGTGAAAATCCATGGCTATGAGGACGATGGAACATGGAAAGAAAAAGTCACTATTTTCCATAGTGACTTCGTCGAAACAGCGTCTTTCAGCCCCGATGGCTGCCATCTGGTGACCACCGGTGATGATGGCATGGCGATAATCTGTGGCCAGAAGGCCGGTGCGGGTGGATTATGGGAAAAAAAAGCCACCATCGACCATGGTGGCTATGACCACGTCAATTCAGCCACCTTCAGCGCCGATAGCCGTCATATGGTTTCTGCCAGTCACGACGGCAGAGTGATAATTTATGGCCGTGACGACGATGGATTGTGGAAAAGAAAAGCCGAAATTGAACATGACGGTCCGGTCACCTCAGCTACCTTCAGTGCCGATGGCCGCCATCTGGTGACTACCAGTTACGACAACATGGCGAAAATCATTGGCCAGGAAACTGATGAATCATGGGTAGAAAAAGCCACGATTTACCAATGGGAGTCGGAAATATCAGCCACTTTCAGCAACGACGTTAGCCATCTGGTTACCGTCAGCTACCATGACAGGGTGCAAATCATTAAACTATTCATCGATTGA
- a CDS encoding glutathione S-transferase family protein, which produces MKVYGAILSPMVRKVIVALEMKGLDFELDLVIPFNTPEGFEKISPLKKIPALQDGEVTLADSSIICEYLEDRYPEIALYPTDPAHKAKARWYEEYADTVLMKVIAEGLFFERVVKPMMGMETDEDKVQQNLKDNMPRTLAYLESVVPEQGFLLGESLMMADIGIGSCFINAGYAGFEPDPSEYPAFAAYLHRVKAHPALQKRIKEDAKLLN; this is translated from the coding sequence ATGAAAGTTTACGGAGCAATCCTTTCTCCCATGGTTCGAAAGGTTATAGTGGCCCTGGAAATGAAGGGACTGGATTTTGAGTTGGACCTCGTCATTCCATTTAATACCCCGGAGGGTTTTGAAAAAATCAGTCCCCTGAAAAAAATTCCTGCCCTGCAGGATGGTGAAGTGACACTGGCCGACTCTTCCATCATCTGTGAGTATCTGGAAGATCGCTATCCGGAAATTGCTTTGTATCCCACCGATCCGGCCCACAAAGCCAAAGCCCGCTGGTATGAGGAATACGCTGATACCGTTTTGATGAAAGTGATTGCTGAAGGTTTGTTCTTCGAACGGGTGGTGAAGCCAATGATGGGGATGGAAACGGACGAAGACAAAGTACAGCAAAACCTTAAAGACAACATGCCCAGGACATTGGCCTATCTGGAAAGTGTTGTTCCGGAACAGGGTTTTCTCTTGGGTGAATCCTTGATGATGGCTGATATTGGCATCGGTTCCTGTTTTATCAATGCCGGTTATGCTGGATTCGAACCTGACCCGTCAGAATATCCGGCCTTTGCCGCCTATCTCCATAGGGTCAAGGCGCATCCGGCTTTACAGAAAAGAATTAAGGAAGATGCCAAGTTGTTGAATTAA
- a CDS encoding cupin domain-containing protein, translating into MRQSILGPLSPEVFLQSYWQKKPLLIRQAIADFQSPLSADELAGLALEEEVESRIILEKGETPWELRRGPFSESDFTCLPPSHWTLLVQAVDHWVPDVHSLLDYFDFLPSWRLEDIMISYATDGGSVGPHYDHFDVFLIQAQGKRRWQVGPVYDASSPKLENTNLHILSEFAVLEDYVLEPGDMLYLPPGVGHHGAAEGECMTISVGFRAPSHREILMQFTDFIADQLPESLRYSDPDQTLPVRKGEIDDKALDRLQTILKQHIEDRSMLADWFGGMMTQPKHEQPVEEPWQNWETFKEEAEGVDLVLNEGSRLAFREERNSMTLFADGDAYVCHSANATNLAQQLCQNSKLTSDQWCSVIDNETRELVLDLINSGSIYPLFEESADG; encoded by the coding sequence ATGAGACAGTCCATTCTGGGTCCCCTCTCTCCAGAGGTTTTCCTGCAGAGCTATTGGCAAAAGAAACCTCTGCTGATCCGTCAGGCCATAGCGGATTTTCAGTCGCCTCTCTCAGCCGATGAGCTGGCGGGTCTGGCACTGGAAGAGGAGGTTGAGTCCCGTATTATTCTGGAGAAGGGAGAAACTCCATGGGAGCTGAGACGAGGACCTTTTAGTGAATCTGACTTTACCTGTCTGCCTCCCAGTCACTGGACACTTCTGGTTCAGGCTGTGGATCACTGGGTTCCCGATGTTCACTCGCTGCTGGATTACTTTGACTTCCTGCCCTCCTGGCGCCTTGAAGACATTATGATCAGCTATGCAACCGATGGGGGTTCCGTGGGTCCTCACTACGATCATTTTGATGTTTTCCTGATTCAGGCCCAAGGCAAAAGGCGTTGGCAAGTTGGCCCGGTCTACGATGCCAGCTCACCGAAACTGGAAAACACTAACCTTCATATCTTGTCAGAGTTTGCGGTTCTGGAAGATTATGTCCTTGAACCAGGTGATATGCTCTATCTGCCGCCCGGTGTCGGTCATCATGGTGCTGCCGAAGGCGAATGCATGACTATTTCAGTCGGTTTCCGGGCTCCCAGTCATCGCGAAATTCTTATGCAGTTTACAGACTTTATCGCCGATCAGCTGCCAGAAAGCCTTCGCTATTCTGACCCCGACCAGACTTTGCCCGTGCGCAAAGGCGAGATTGATGATAAAGCCCTGGATCGTTTGCAGACAATCCTGAAACAGCATATAGAAGATCGCTCCATGCTGGCAGACTGGTTTGGCGGGATGATGACTCAACCCAAACACGAGCAGCCTGTTGAAGAGCCCTGGCAAAATTGGGAAACCTTTAAGGAAGAGGCTGAAGGAGTTGATCTGGTGCTTAATGAGGGCTCAAGGCTCGCTTTCCGGGAAGAAAGAAATTCCATGACATTGTTTGCTGATGGTGACGCCTATGTATGTCACTCTGCAAACGCAACGAACCTGGCTCAACAGTTGTGTCAGAACTCAAAACTGACATCCGATCAATGGTGCTCTGTCATAGATAATGAAACACGGGAGCTAGTGCTCGACTTGATTAACTCAGGCTCCATCTACCCGCTCTTTGAGGAAAGTGCAGACGGCTGA